The proteins below come from a single Rosa rugosa chromosome 2, drRosRugo1.1, whole genome shotgun sequence genomic window:
- the LOC133729745 gene encoding uncharacterized protein LOC133729745, whose translation MSTTPTRLLLKQALIDSVKITLRNKQTFLSIFALTTLPLSLLLFSLSLSSHPLKSHVFRLESLASQAPTRFEARQVWKESRDDAVSLFRIKLLYFLPSCLFSLTASVTAVTATSSAYHGRSPNLRSSLAAVKSNWSRPLATSVCIYALLIAYALVPRTLAAAVFASSGSRFFIRIIGSGLEIYLMAVMGLGLVVSILEERYGWEAIRVGSDLMAGKRLCGWVLSGSFVMVTAVIARKLEDVMDGQDLMEQSSTGTMTRVVVGIEEKFGWVILYGLVALWGYVVTSVFYCECRKHHVIVSNENENDTV comes from the coding sequence ATGTCGACGACTCCAACTCGTCTTCTTCTCAAACAAGCCCTGATCGATTCCGTCAAGATCACCCTGAGAAACAAGCAaacatttctttccatttttgccCTCACgaccctccctctctccctcctcctcttctccctctccctctcctcccACCCCCTCAAATCCCACGTCTTCCGTCTCGAGTCCCTCGCCTCCCAAGCCCCCACGCGCTTCGAGGCCCGCCAGGTCTGGAAGGAGTCCCGCGACGACGCCGTTTCGCTCTTCCGCATCAAGCTCCTCTACTTCCTCCCCTCCTGCCTCTTCTCCCTCACCGCCTCCGTCACCGCCGTTACCGCCACCTCATCAGCCTATCACGGAAGATCCCCAAATCTCCGTTCCTCACTCGCCGCCGTCAAGTCAAACTGGAGCAGACCCTTGGCCACCAGCGTCTGCATCTACGCGCTCCTCATCGCGTACGCCCTCGTCCCCCGCACTTTGGCCGCCGCGGTATTCGCCTCGTCCGGGTCCCGATTTTTCATCCGGATTATCGGGTCGGGTCTGGAGATCTACTTGATGGCGGTTATGGGGCTTGGCCTGGTTGTCTCGATCCTGGAGGAGAGGTACGGCTGGGAAgcgatccgggtcgggtcggatcTGATGGCGGGTAAGAGGCTGTGCGGGTGGGTGTTGTCGGGTTCGTTCGTGATGGTTACGGCGGTGATTGCAAGGAAGCTGGAGGATGTGATGGACGGTCAGGATTTGATGGAGCAGTCGTCGACGGGAACAATGACGAGAGTCGTCGTGGGTATTGAGGAGAAATTTGGGTGGGTGATTTTGTATGGGTTGGTTGCGCTTTGGGGGTATGTTGTTACCTCGGTTTTTTACTGCGAGTGTAGGAAACACCATGTAATTGTAAGTAATGAAAATGAGAATGACACggtctaa
- the LOC133729746 gene encoding uncharacterized protein LOC133729746, which yields MASPPEKPVANPPKKSGWSWFTSFEYDKENDEPGHARNVLLVVAALITAVTFQAGVNPPGGVWQDDGKGHTAGRAIYATHQVPFYVFLISNTLALSSSIFIIVLLTHRFPFHFEVMIATLSMIVTYGSAVFAVTPKESVKFRYILFTAALPYVLRFLFQLFKKYRHNVHFRCQNPCSDC from the coding sequence ATGGCTAGCCCACCAGAAAAACCAGTAGCGAACCCTCCAAAAAAATCTGGGTGGAGCTGGTTCACGAGCTTTGAGTATGACAAGGAAAATGACGAACCAGGCCATGCACGTAACGTTCTGCTAGTAGTTGCGGCGCTGATCACTGCTGTGACATTCCAAGCCGGGGTCAATCCTCCGGGAGGTGTCTGGCAAGACGATGGAAAGGGTCACACTGCAGGAAGAGCCATTTACGCAACTCACCAGGTGCCattttatgtgttcttgataTCGAACACCTTGGCTCTTTCGAGTTCAATCTTCATAATCGTATTGCTTACTCATAGGTTCCCTTTCCATTTTGAGGTAATGATTGCCACACTTTCTATGATTGTGACTTATGGCTCTGCTGTGTTTGCTGTGACCCCGAAGGAGTCGGTGAAATTTCGTTACATATTGTTCACTGCTGCTCTGCCTTATGTGTTGAGGTTCTTGTTCCAATTGTTCAAGAAGTATAGACATAATGTTCATTTTAGGTGTCAAAACCCATGTTCCGATTGCTAA
- the LOC133729747 gene encoding uncharacterized protein LOC133729747 produces the protein MSRLLTLRSFRRVVNSVVTSQKQSYTEAAKYGTVVRIGLRLPQCRYYREYTFPNRGEARFSLYNTTKSFCQSSYSRNFSTIPAARSAVRHNAQIIWKRLSEKFYSNGGYRFSPIDRIARAFSLGITRYGLLFPGVFAVSSGKLAWAQRTLAEKDHYAPPLPQTTLYTRAENGHALVSSLVFSVVEGIILLLRAIYLGILFSPSIMMAPFADSCGPQFRRLWLRVVLRTLERAGPAFIKWGQWAATRPDLFPRDVCTKLSELHTKAPEHSFAYTKKTIEKSFGRRLPEIFENFEETPVASGSIAQVHRATLKFRYPGQRVKPIVVAVKVRHPGVGESIRRDFVIINLVAKMSKFIPTLKWWRLDESVQQFSVFMMSQVDLAREAANLSRFTYNFRRWKDVSFPKPLYPLVHPAVLVETYEQGECVSHYVDDLQGHERIKSALAHIGTHALLKMLLVDNFIHADMHPGNILVRVAQNKPSRKRLFKSKPHVIFLDVGMTAELSRSDRVNLLEFFKAVARRDGRTAAECTLRLSKQQNCPNPKAFIEEVEESFTFWGTPEGDLVHPADCMQQLLEKVRRHRVNVDGNVCTVMVTTLVLEGWQRKLDPAYNVMHTLQTLLLKADWAKSLSYTIEGLMAP, from the exons ATGTCAAG ATTATTGACGTTGAGGAGTTTTAGGAGAGTTGTGAATTCTGTTGTGACGAGCCAGAAACAGAGCTACACTGAAGCGGCCAAGTATGGAACAGTTGTTAGAATTGGCCTGCGGCTTCCCCAATGCAGGTACTACAGGGAGTATACCTTTCCTAATAGAGGAGAGGCCCGATTCTCATTGTACAATACCACAAAGAGCTTTTGTCAGAGTAGTTATTCCAGGAATTTTTCTACCATCCCAGCGGCAAGGAGTGCCGTGAGACACAATGCACAAATAATATGGAAAAGGCTCTCCGAAAAGTTTTATTCCAATGGTGGTTATAGATTTTCGCCAATAGATAGGATTGCTCGAGCATTCAGCTTGGGAATAACGCGCTATGGGTTGTTGTTTCCGGGCGTTTTTGCTGTCTCAAGTGGGAAGCTAGCATGGGCACAGAGGACTTTGGCAGAGAAGGACCACTATGCACCACCGCTACCACAGACTACCTTGTACACTCGTGCAGAAAATGGACATGCTTTAGTGAGCTCATTAGTATTTTCAGTTGTAGAAGGTATAATCTTGTTGCTGAGAGCAATCTATCTAGGGATCTTgttctcaccaagcataatgaTGGCTCCTTTTGCTGATTCTTGTGGACCTCAGTTTAGGAGATTGTGGCTTCGTGTTGTTCTTCGTACATTGGAAAGAGCAGGTCCTGCTTTCATCAAATGGGGTCAATGGGCAGCCACTCGTCCTGATCTCTTCCCCAGAGATGTATGCACCAAACTTTCCGAGCTTCATACCAAAGCTCCTGAACATAGCTTTGCCTACACAAAGAAGAcaattgaaaaatcatttggcCGCAGGCTGCCCGAAATTTTTGAAAACTTTGAAGAGACACCAGTAGCATCTGGGAGTATTGCTCAAGTGCATCGGGCTACTTTGAAATTTCGATACCCTGGTCAACGGGTGAAGCCCATAGTAGTTGCAGTTAAGGTTAGACATCCTGGTGTTGGTGAATCAATTAGGAGAGATTTTGTAATAATCAATTTAGTAGCAAAAATGTCAAAGTTCATTCCTACTTTAAAGTGGTGGAGATTGGATGAAAGTGTACAACAGTTTTCAGTTTTTATGATGTCTCAAGTTGACCTTGCAAGGGAAGCTGCCAATTTGAGCCGCTTTACTTATAATTTTCGTAGATGGAAGGACGTCTCTTTCCCAAAGCCTTTGTATCCACTTGTGCATCCTGCTGTTTTAGTGGAAACGTATGAGCAAGGGGAATGCGTCTCACATTATGTTGATGATCTTCAAGGGCATGAACGCATTAAATCTGCACTTGCTCACATTGGAACACATGCACTTCTGAAGATGCTCCTG GTGGACAACTTTATACATGCAGACATGCATCCTGGGAACATACTTGTTCGAGTGGCTCAGAACAAGCCTTCTCGGAAGCGACTGTTCAAATCAAAGCCTCATGTCATTTTCCTTGATGTAGGCATGACTGCTGAACTCTCTAGAAGTGACAGAGTGAATTTACTTGAATTTTTCAAGGCTGTTGCACGTCGTGATGGGCGCACTGCTGCTGAGTGCACACTAAGACTCTCTAAGCAACAGAATTGCCCAAATCCAAAAGCTTTCATTGAG GAAGTGGAGGAGTCATTCACTTTCTGGGGTACTCCAGAAGGTGATCTGGTTCATCCTGCTGATTGCATGCAGCAGTTACTGGAGAAAGTTAGGCGGCATAGAGTCAATGTTGATGGCAATGTTTGTACTGTCATGGTGACAACATTGGTTCTTGAG GGATGGCAGAGGAAACTTGATCCAGCATACAATGTGATGCATACCTTGCAAACTCTGCTTCTCAAGGCCGACTGGGCAAAGTCCCTTTCATACACAATTGAGGGGCTAATGGCTCCTTAG